In the genome of Chrysoperla carnea chromosome 5, inChrCarn1.1, whole genome shotgun sequence, the window TAATTTCATGCCGCTTTTTTTCTGACCTATAGGTTTAAAGtgccgttatcatgctcatttgaaaacgcaacactttcgaaaaaagtcgtagaaaagtttggtagacttgcCAAAAGatagccactcacgaagttttaaatatgtattaattatttaataaaaaaggggCTTTTCCGTGGGTTATACTTAGAACTTTTCGCCGGAACATCCTTTCTGTCCTGCGGTCTATATAGCTTATGTTAAATTTACAGATACCGTTGGCGCGAAGTATTGGATAGTAAAAACATAGGTAATTGTTCGTATAGTATATCAAATTACgcgaaattttaaaagtattttactgAAGATCTTATTTTTGACCCTCAAAACTTTAAGTCTTATTATTACACAAACAACTATTCAAAGATTCTTAGTCAGAGAGTACGAACAAAAGATTATACGTTGAcatttaaaaaggtttttatcaaatcaatcttttcaagaaaattaaatgaCCCTTTTCGCGccgaaaaaatatgatattcataGCCggttttcataatatatttttagtgaCTAAGATTAGTTTTGAAACTAGTTCAAATCAATTTCGAGCCtaagtaaaattgttttaatcgaaaaaatacctgaaataatcgttttaaaataccTGATTATCCTTCAAAAATATATAGGCCCTGTCATTTGTAGAGTGGGGTTCTCGTACttatcgattaaaatttaacttaattataaaaacatttaacaaagaCTTGACAAATTGTGTTTTACAAAAAGGTCTATTTTACATTATCCTTGAAACATAGATACAAACTCTTATATAATTCGAATGGATAGAACCAttttatgttcaaatttgacatgacccattttaaacatatttagaGTTAGGATCTATGGAAGTatcttgaaaatttgatatttacttACCCAGTAGGTCCACCTCTGAGTTTCCTCTTATTCATATCTTCAATGTTGCCCAAATTGGAGCCTTCGTATTTCCGCGTAGGGACCGGAATTTTGAatagatttataataaatatgatttacaCAGGAATAAAATAACACACGCGATAAAACGTgggtattataatataaatacaattggaaaaattgaaaacgtatgataaataatactttttagtaatttttgttttttcgtttttttctcctttttttttttaataaatacacaaaaccgtaaaaatgattatttttttggaaaaaattaaataacaaaaaaaaattataacaaatataaatataaaatatttataagattttttggTGTGTTGAATCAAAAATGACAAGTATAATAGTCAATTCTGACCTCGTCCTCAACATGCAACTTTACTCTCTAGCCAATACAAGATGGCTATGTGACGTAATCAATACATTAGAAATTTTCAATGTGGTGTTTCtcgtatttttatgttttttttttttttgttgttggttGTTCAAACGTTGATATTTTTTCTGATTATGTATTAAAAGCTTCCATTTCTAGAATTCTTTGTGAATTCGttttgtttgatttaatttaatcatttacccgtaatttattttgttgtcaaaaatttttttgaaacggtTACCTTTAATATTTGACTGTATCCgttcatatatatttaatagttaCAAGTacaacgttttttatttaacaaataattcaacaataaataaattaagtcaAGAGACTGTATGAGCGGTATCGCATGCCTTCGTGCAATGCGCTGTACTATTATGCGCATTGTATATGCTCATTCGTCCGTATTTCTCCATCGACAAGTTCATTAAACGGTTTACGctccaaatttaaaatataaaatcgataAATGTACAAGGTggaacacaatattttttaaaaattttaattttatatgtcgAGAAGTTGAAAATGgacatgaattaattttataattaaaaatatcacatgataatatatttatttttaaataaaaaataaaaaattaaacttcaatATTTCGCTTAGTTGAAATGAAATTTCTCCGAAGGGTACGAATTGAGTTGGATAAGAAAAAGGCTTGCTGagccttaaatatgatagtaggtaatgttccaagtcgccctgtaaggtttctcgaatttctatgtgtcaaacccccccccccacagggaataattcgtgtttttcaaagtGCTGCTAAAAAAATCCCTGACCACTTGCTTTTCTGTTTTTTACAGTTTCCAGAACCatcacttcaaattttttacaggATGACTGTTCAGAATCACATCTAATGAATTATCAAACAAGCAGACAGTTTCCAGAACCATCACTTAGTGACAGTTCTTCAAATCTCCCCCTGGTGGGGGATATGACACATAGAAATTCGAGGAACCTTACAGGGCGACTTGGaacattacctactatcatatttaaggctcagcagacggttaccatgaccatcagtaaatcatacGTACATCTCTCTAACGATAACCTTTTTTTCAAACTCTTATATACACGAAACTCAAATCCATAGCCTcctaatttcaaatatttggctGGTGCCATTTTCTCCCCCGGAAATGAATAGTAATCACTATTTTTGATTACAcaagaaaaaatacttttcttctattttttttgagaaatttcagTTTCTGACATTCCCCCTCCTTCAAACAAAGTCTAAAGGTCTAAGTCTATTATTCTATGGTCTAAGTTTAGGAAAGTTATGAAATATCTCCCGATCAGGATAACGAGTTTATTCATTTCAAACTTTATTACCAtcttattaattgtaattttctacTGAGAAAGGTAAGTTTCTATTTAGGAGACGAAATAAAAtgctcattttatttttaataagaaaaactgTGATAGGACATCTTGTAGACTGGATTGTGCGCCTTGCTGAAAACAATAGAACATTGGTAAACCtaaaccataataaaaaaaacgatttaattCAGCCGAACAATATGGAaacaaaaaaggtaaaatattttaagactccaaattttgttaaacaaaattaattttaatttcaaaattgattttttaaagactAACTTAGAAGATTCGTCGAAACAACGAAAACTTAATGAAATACTAAATGAATTGAACAACATTGAACAATATTGTATGGACCAAAATCTGACTTTAGAtgaaatgaaagttattttcgagccattaaaagatttaatttctgtcaaaactgttttttctcGAAAACTGTTTGTTTCCTGTTTATTCgcattaatttttggtttaattgtCGCAGCCTACAATTTTGAATGTGTATCATGGTTCTTCATGGTAATCCTACGATTATTTTTGATCGGTATTCTGCCAATATTTGACTGGACTCCATTTGCCAGAAATCAATGTATACTTATAAAACCTGAGATAATCCCAGAAACTAATTTAACGAATCCTTTAAACTGTGACGTTTGTGAATCGCTTTACAATGTTACAATTTTATCTGACTcgcaattaaatttaatcgaacggcgatatttttcgatttatgaaCCATTTATTCTACCATTCGAAACCATGATCGATGGttcaaatttttcacaaaacttATTCGACGATGCGTATTTAATGAGTAGTGTTCCTTGCGATTTgggaacaaatttatttaaaacaaaaaaagtctcAGTTGAAATGTTGTACGAACATGCAAATAATGGCATCTTCCAAAATTGGTTTGTACATTTTCGAAATTGTGACACACAATCGATTAAATACGTTCGATATTTATTACAATcgttaaatacttttaaaagtatGTACCGTACAAATTCGAATTGGATTCTATTCAGTCAAAAATATCTTACGGAGTCATTTAAGATTTTGGATATTGAGTATggtaatttgataatttttactcaaattcAAGGAGGTAACTTTATTGAGTTGACTCCAATTAATGAATGTTCAATTTGTCATacgttaaaattgtatttaccaGAACAAAATTCTTTGATATTTATatcgaatttatggaaattgtCATACAAACCGGATCCAAATAGTTTGAATAGTCTGGCTATCATTGAGGAAATGTTTTGggatgattaatttatttattttcaaaaaatttgatgttgtATGTTGTGTATCGTTTATATGTACTTAatcttgtatttaaaaaacattatgattaataaatgtatttgtcATGAACATCATCCATTTAGTCTTTACttgatactttttaaattctatGATAGGATTAGGCACTTTTGCGTTTtgataatgtaattattattacccTAAAAAAGACAGATAAGTTCAAATAagtcgatttttgtaatttttgggtctatttttttcactgaaattgaaaattaaatttatttttatatagtcggataaaggaatacataaaatagccattcttagcgagtcctcaataacagctcagattttgatgattttttttttcaaaataattctttttgtatattatttaaaatcagaaacatttcagaggggAAGAATAatcttaattgattttatactgtggGTGTcattaagaaacaattttttgaaattcatcctctaaaagggtgaaatagggtatgaaagtttgtatgaaaatatatacaaatcatttttgaGTTCTCTACTTAACAGATTTTAAGAATTACTTCACCTCTAGAATGCTACCTTATCAGTAAGTACCTAGGTAATATGGGAcgcatttcattttcaaaaaattaggattccacaccaaaagtaaaaatccattaaaaagtgaaaccgtcatttatgaattcactactttatcgattttaaaaattctcacCTAtaaaatgctacattatcaccaattaacatgggttgtgttttattaaaaaattttttttcaaaatatgttgtacatatatattgtttaaacaatataaataactagcagatATCCACGTTATAGCTTTCATTTCTCTCAACGTTCcttttgttcactatttaatggattttcaAGTGCGAATccctaattattttgaaaagaaaatacggccatgtcacttgctgataatgtagcatgtTATATAGGTgaattctataggtgaaagaatttgtAGCATTTTATAGGTGGGTTAACCTGAACTTGGTGAAAACGATGTTACAAGGTTCCAATATAAAATCCAACAAATTGCGAGGTCAACTTCATAAACCTATTGACATTCAAATAAATTcggttattgttatttttgggaaaaaattatctCATAAGTAAATGACTTCCATTAACCCTTATGTGCGCAATCACAACTTTCGAAGTTTTTAAGAATTACCCTTTGAGTTCAGGTTTGAGCACAGGTCCGTGCGCAGGAATGATCCAGGGGGATGAATTAATTCTGCGAGGTACAGAaagaaacttttccaaaactctgtgcGCATCGACCAATACATCGCGAATTGCCAGAACGCGAAGCATTTGGTAGAAATTTGGCAACGCATAttcattgcaaatatcgagtgcttAGAGTGAATTTTTGATACCCTGTCCGGCAGTGCGTTTTCGCCAAACTTTAACTTCCTCGACCCATATGTCAGGGAAATCATCGTGCactgaaaatttgataaagtaTTTCGATGATTCAAAAATCGATCCTGTAAATGTGTCAGAAACAAAACTATGTACGACATGTAGATTGTGATCCGGAAATAATCTTCAATTGACTCAGTCTGTACATTCGATCGTTGAGTCTGTTTTGATGAGTACCTCGGCTTCCGCAATTTCATATCATATACATCGCAGATTTCgttctttgaaattattttgtgaactCTTCTTCACCGTGAACTCGAAATAGCTTGAACGGCTAACTAGTCAATGGAAATTCGTTTCATAAATGGCTGCATTTTTaggactatattgttagttcCAATTTATTTTCAGGGGTTGGAAAATTGACCCAATTcctaaattaaaagaaaattgaaattgtttttgaaatgctactaaaagtttaaattattattaattgttaaaagtttcaaatatagttatcgatattattttttggagaaatatcgatttatatttatttccataTTAAACCTTGCATTTTGccactttttaaaattgaaattcaacgaaattaattcgataacagtatttttttactcaaatcttattataattattaataaactccaaagtatttaataaatttaaaatttcttccaAACTTTATTGCATGGCAGCTAGAACTCCttgcttacttttttttacgGAGCAGAAAATCTTGGGTGACATATGGGCGAACGATTTTTTAATCACCCATGCACTGTTTTTAGATCttgataattttatctttaacgAGTTAACGAAATCCGACATGAGATACACTTAGGCCATAGGGCCCATTGTGATgctatatatatgttttaccaccttttccgctgataatttcatttatcagcttctcaattattttgagagactGAGTGCATCTATTTCATGCATATGCCATGCACTAAACCAGCCATTTacaactattataaaattaatttttgtataggtgttcataattctgtgaacataattttgttataggtgttcataaaatcatctaattagttcatttccggttgtccgtccgtctacCTGTCTAGCAACAcgatgactcaaaaacgaaaaaagatatcaagctgaaatttttacagcgtgttcaagacgtaaaaagtgaggtcgagttcgtaaatgagcaacataagtcaattgggtcttgggcccgtaagcctcatcttgtaaaccgttagagatagaaaaaatgtttgaaacattttttcgtaaacatcactgctttcccgtgagggcgtaaattgtataatatgtattaagtatatgggaatatcagttatgtatatatgtgtgacatgtatgtatgtgaaaagagacagtgtaatcaacactgtctagacatggtgtttcaacaattaactcagtcaattgtttattttcacttgttaaaatcaCAAACTTCTTAGCCCCACTCTGCACTCCTTGTAGAACGAATTCATAATAAAGGTTAGAAAATTAGATAAagacaaattaaatattgtttagttttaattttaatatgtttgttttttgtctCAGTTATATCTTAATTTGGTACaatttatactttatacattatattttgctttttgtttttttttttattattttatttattcattattattataattaatatttgttaattatctattaattataaggtaataattaaatatatttatcaatatttttaataatatacagagAATGAAACGTGCAAGCTAGATTTGAAGAagatttctttttcattttttgtctttaatatttttattttttttttttttactaatgagGAACCAGGATAGACATTTTGAAGTTATGTATAAGGGAGAATAGGAAAAGTCATTGTAGGGAAGGaattttttaggataatttttaaGGTAATAAAGATAATTTCCTTCTGCAATGTGATATGTTGGGCGCAGCACACAggcaatgcaaatttttttcagcgAATTGGTTGATATAAAGAGCCATTAACTCAtccattaattttatgttttaaaattcattccaaaaatgttttgtaaatattggtATCGATAGTCaagtatttacataaaatttttgaatcaataacttaggaaaattttttgtttatttcgatTCGATACCaatgtttacaattttcttttatgtacACAAAAGTATGATAACGGAAAATGTTCATTTTCCctggttaaatatttttgaaaaattttcgtttttttacaCTAATCAATAACATGcttagaataattaaaaatggctTTTTTTGCACGCACTAAACTAGTTTTAAAAGCTAAGGCAAGAGAATTGATGACACCAATCAAAAACATTGTAACAAAGgtggtattaaaaaattgcaatattatCTTGGGTTTTTTAAGGGGAAGATTGGTACTTtgagttttgtttaaaaacatggTTATTGTtcattttgcttttaaaaatacgAAATTGGAAGACAtgaaaatacacaaataaaaatttttcaaaaatatttaacaaattagtttttttctaaaataatctgAACTAATGATCAAAtatcacatttttgtttttgaaacgcGATTTTTATAGTGATTTTTTTCGATTCTGACACACAAATTgggttttgttttatttgtgcgATTTTGTCGTGATCTTTACGATAAActcattaacaattttaaatacatttgaagatttctttaaaaaatgtttatttgtattaaaatctgacaagagtgaaattttaattccaaacaaactaaataaaagttggaattgttaattaaaagattttgaattatattttctgGTTTTCTTTATTCCTGAGTAAACATCTCAGTTAAAATTAAGCTAATCTCTTAAAATTCTATGAAGTTTCTTCGATTTCAATCATGATCATTTTATGGAATCAACTACAATGGTATCCACTGACTATTCATTGCGAAATAATCCAAATGGCGTTGAAATGAATTTCTTACGCATACGCGCTAGTAAATATCATTGATCATATAACTGGAAAGAGGATCTCATGTACTGAAATTGATCAAATTGGAAGTATAAACTAGAACCTCCAAATGAACggatagaaataataaaaatgaaacggaTTTATACTTCATATGAAATCGTAACAATTCTGGGGCCACTCATTCTGTGACGCTGGGAATGCTTCAATATTAAacacttaaatttaattctcGTCATTTAGATTCTTTATCCAGATATACAATTTGGCAGCCATTTCGATAGccatatatgaagtaagaagagtatTTATGGACGtccttatgtataaaacaaagagggaatgtaCTGTGTGTGATGCGAGCGTAAGCATATCATTTGATTACGGTCGTGtagttgtatatgtgtatacatgaacACAGCCATCCTTGTACATCACTTAAGATGCGGATGATACTGACAGATATCCTTATACGGTCAGTATCATCCTTGTACTCTCATCCATACTTGTACATCCcttgaagttgtacacataTGATACAGCACGCATCACATACAGTTaattccctctttgttttatacataagaacatcCATACAAACTTTTCTTAcgtcatatattataaatggccAGCGAGATGGTTTCCAAACGGTATAGAATTCAGTAACTCAAGTGTGATAAGATCCGTTTAGTACCATTTAGACCACTTTAAATCCAAATCAGAAATTAGATCACTTAAAATCCGCAGTTTTGCCACTCTGTTACAGCTAGTTAgttttaatattgatatatgTTACGAAatcattaacttaaaaattaaatcactgTAATATTGAAGGTAACAAAACCAGTTCCAATATATTTTAGTAGCTAACTTGGTTAGATTTTTTGAGTTTATAACTCGGCTTACATTGCCCTTTGTTGTTTTGAATTCGTACAATATGGACAATATGTTTTCAAAATGTGGATCGAGACCTACCATGAGGGATGTTGATCTatgacttcaaaaattaatGTGAAATGTATCGTCATTTTTTCTATGAGATTTAATACTGTCACATAATGTCAGATTTTAATaacgaaattgaaaaaatatcaaaatgtcgaaacaatttaacaaactttgtcgatatttttccaaaatgaaaatgatttttcctcATGCAACAGtagttttttttccttatattgcttattaaaatttatttaaatatagacttttttcttgttaaaaactttaattagataataaataacaaaataatttttttttcgtggtATATTTGTGCTacgcaataataattaatagtataCAAGATGATCCAGGTGGTAAGGTATTCCCTGAAAcattttgtagattttttttcttcatataataacaatgaaagtttatatattttagtttctttttttttgtaactttttttttttagttttttgaagcaaacatttttttaatatttttttaacacaatataataatttttttaaatatataatttttttttataatacttgcagacaattttacattaaagcttttatttttttaatatacatcacatttaattgatataaaaatctttttttttttagataatttattaactaattaattaattaattaatataataataataataataataatacaatatttcttaggtttatttttgtttttaaacatattttatttcttgtttttaaatagttttatttgtcAAGTAATGGttgttttttatggttttttcttCTTTGTTTGAAATgaactttaaaacaatttttatttatcaatttattgttgattttggtaaaatttatactgttttgaattttttcaaatttgtaaaaactaatttttaaacaaagagaagaaaattagtttaaacatatGGAAATTATCGTAGGtactaacaataaaattagGAATCtgctgttattaaaaattattataaaaatttgaggaaccatttatgttaaaaaatagtctactttcaattgaataaaaacaacgacggattgtttaaaaatagtgaaacaaaaaattttattaattccctgcccaaaagtataataatatatatccggcaaaatccgtcattgagcgTTATTAATTTTCACATGGCAAATTTTTGCAGGATTCCGTTTAAAGATGCttctgaacgtaaaagtgcagaTTGACAGtgggtaacccggtaggatattgtttaaactaattagGCTAATCCTAATTTTACGAATTATTACTCAAAAACTGAAGGGTGTAGAGAAAAATGTAAAtggaaaaagaacattttttcttaattttgattacaattatatgataaaatttttcccaaagcaattcggttaatattacttatttaaaaaaaaaaaattaaagaatatccTAACCAGTTACCCACCGGCGACCggcacttttacgttcaggagcatGTTTTAAACGAAATTAGGCAAAAACTTTTCATGCGAAAATTAATCATGCTTAATGACGGATTTTGCTGGATCTTAAGATAAATGCAATGCTGTTGTGAGGTCACAAGTAaatcgaaaatgaaaatattctttttcagGTCCATATGATGTATGTACTCAAAACGGAAATGGATTGAATATTTacactgaaaataattaaaatcttggAAAAGTAAGTGAAATGAAGGAAAACCACACCAAAAATATAGTAGGGAAAAATGTTTGATGTTAGTCATATAAAAAGAATAGCCCCCAGTTTAAGGACCTTTTTAACACGCGATTATTAATAGGGAAAGACTTCCTTATGGCTTTATTATGAtaaacttaaaacattttttgtgaggggaaaattttggaaa includes:
- the LOC123301254 gene encoding uncharacterized protein LOC123301254 — encoded protein: METKKTNLEDSSKQRKLNEILNELNNIEQYCMDQNLTLDEMKVIFEPLKDLISVKTVFSRKLFVSCLFALIFGLIVAAYNFECVSWFFMVILRLFLIGILPIFDWTPFARNQCILIKPEIIPETNLTNPLNCDVCESLYNVTILSDSQLNLIERRYFSIYEPFILPFETMIDGSNFSQNLFDDAYLMSSVPCDLGTNLFKTKKVSVEMLYEHANNGIFQNWFVHFRNCDTQSIKYVRYLLQSLNTFKSMYRTNSNWILFSQKYLTESFKILDIEYGNLIIFTQIQGGNFIELTPINECSICHTLKLYLPEQNSLIFISNLWKLSYKPDPNSLNSLAIIEEMFWDD